From one Xyrauchen texanus isolate HMW12.3.18 chromosome 17, RBS_HiC_50CHRs, whole genome shotgun sequence genomic stretch:
- the LOC127658041 gene encoding transcription elongation factor A protein 3-like isoform X4 translates to MTLKLLQDTRIGMSVNGIRKHCTDEDVVNLAKILIKNWKKLLESAQNQKSERPNEVKIGNYPMKPSGSPDRTSPERQSRRDTPVDFFPPASINSHTLRHSSTDVKKERKDSTDSNKQSPRKPSLDGWRDRRDSTSSKSCSSPLATKSGESKSKPETPKAPTTPTSPLSPSFSSSAGPLSPRLQTGDSIRDKCIEMLAAALRTDDDYKDYGANCEVMAAEIEDHVYQEIKATDMKYKNRVRSRISNLKDHKNPNLRKNVLAGAIELSRLASMTAEEMASDELKQLRNVLTQEAIREHQMAKTGGTTTDLLQCGKCRKKNCTYNQVQTRSADEPMTTFVLCNECGNRWKFC, encoded by the exons ATGACGCTGAAGCTTCTCCAG GACACAAGAATTGGCATGTCTGTCAATGGAATAAGGAAACATTGCACAGATGAGGATGTTGTCAACTTGGCAAAGATTCTtataaaaaactggaaaaaacttTTAG AATCAGCTCAAAACCAAAAATCTGAAAGGCCAAATGAGGTAAAGATTGGTAATTATCCAATGAAGCCATCAGGATCACCTGACAGGACTTCTCCTGAGAGGCAGTCCAG GAGAGACACTCCTGTTGATTTTTTCCCCCCTGCTTCGATCAATTCCCACACTCTAAGACACTCATCCACAGATGTAAAGAAAGAGAG AAAGGATTCCACAGATTCCAATAAGCAGTCTCCTAGAAAGCCCAGcctggatggatggagagacag GAGAGATTCTACTAGCTCAAAGTCTTGCAGCTCCCCTCTGGCCACGAAATCTGGTGAAAG CAAGAGTAAACCAGAGACCCCGAAGGCACCCACAACCCCTACAAGCCCTCTGTCCCCATCGTTTAGCTCTAGTGCGGGCCCTTTATCACCTCGCCTACAAACCGGGGATTCCATCAGGGACAAATGCATTGAAATGCTGGCTGCCGCACTACGTACAGATG ATGACTACAAAGACTATGGGGCAAACTGTGAGGTCATGGCTGCAGAAATCGAGGAT CATGTATACCAGGAGATAAAAGCTACAGACATGAAATACAAAAACAGAGTCCGCAGCCGCATCAGTAACCTGAAGGATCATAAGAATCCCAATTTGCGTAAAAATGTCTTAGCTGGAGCCATTGAGTTGAGCCGCTTAGCCAGCATGACTGCTGAG GAGATGGCCAGTGATGAGCTAAAGCAGTTGAGGAATGTGTTGACTCAGGAGGCCATCAGAGAGCATCAGATGGCAAAGACTGGTGGAACCACCACAGACCTGCTTCAATGTGGCAAATGCAGGAAGAAAAACTGCACCTACAACCAG GTGCAAACACGGAGTGCTGATGAACCAATGACTACCTTTGTGCTGTGCAATGAATGTGGTAATCGCTGGAAG TTCTGCTAA
- the LOC127658041 gene encoding transcription elongation factor A protein 3-like isoform X3: MTREEELLRIAKKLDKMVSRNNMDGSLDLLRELKNFNMTLKLLQDTRIGMSVNGIRKHCTDEDVVNLAKILIKNWKKLLESAQNQKSERPNEVKIGNYPMKPSGSPDRTSPERQSRKDSTDSNKQSPRKPSLDGWRDRRDSTSSKSCSSPLATKSGESKSKPETPKAPTTPTSPLSPSFSSSAGPLSPRLQTGDSIRDKCIEMLAAALRTDDDYKDYGANCEVMAAEIEDHVYQEIKATDMKYKNRVRSRISNLKDHKNPNLRKNVLAGAIELSRLASMTAEEMASDELKQLRNVLTQEAIREHQMAKTGGTTTDLLQCGKCRKKNCTYNQVQTRSADEPMTTFVLCNECGNRWKFC, encoded by the exons ATGACACGAGAGGAGGAACTGTTGCGGATTGCTAAAAAGCTAGACAAGATGGTGTCTAGAAATAACATG GATGGATCTCTTGACCTTCTGAGAGAATTGAAAAATTTCAACATGACGCTGAAGCTTCTCCAG GACACAAGAATTGGCATGTCTGTCAATGGAATAAGGAAACATTGCACAGATGAGGATGTTGTCAACTTGGCAAAGATTCTtataaaaaactggaaaaaacttTTAG AATCAGCTCAAAACCAAAAATCTGAAAGGCCAAATGAGGTAAAGATTGGTAATTATCCAATGAAGCCATCAGGATCACCTGACAGGACTTCTCCTGAGAGGCAGTCCAG AAAGGATTCCACAGATTCCAATAAGCAGTCTCCTAGAAAGCCCAGcctggatggatggagagacag GAGAGATTCTACTAGCTCAAAGTCTTGCAGCTCCCCTCTGGCCACGAAATCTGGTGAAAG CAAGAGTAAACCAGAGACCCCGAAGGCACCCACAACCCCTACAAGCCCTCTGTCCCCATCGTTTAGCTCTAGTGCGGGCCCTTTATCACCTCGCCTACAAACCGGGGATTCCATCAGGGACAAATGCATTGAAATGCTGGCTGCCGCACTACGTACAGATG ATGACTACAAAGACTATGGGGCAAACTGTGAGGTCATGGCTGCAGAAATCGAGGAT CATGTATACCAGGAGATAAAAGCTACAGACATGAAATACAAAAACAGAGTCCGCAGCCGCATCAGTAACCTGAAGGATCATAAGAATCCCAATTTGCGTAAAAATGTCTTAGCTGGAGCCATTGAGTTGAGCCGCTTAGCCAGCATGACTGCTGAG GAGATGGCCAGTGATGAGCTAAAGCAGTTGAGGAATGTGTTGACTCAGGAGGCCATCAGAGAGCATCAGATGGCAAAGACTGGTGGAACCACCACAGACCTGCTTCAATGTGGCAAATGCAGGAAGAAAAACTGCACCTACAACCAG GTGCAAACACGGAGTGCTGATGAACCAATGACTACCTTTGTGCTGTGCAATGAATGTGGTAATCGCTGGAAG TTCTGCTAA
- the LOC127658041 gene encoding transcription elongation factor A protein 3-like isoform X5, translated as MTREEELLRIAKKLDKMVSRNNMDGSLDLLRELKNFNMTLKLLQDTRIGMSVNGIRKHCTDEDVVNLAKILIKNWKKLLESAQNQKSERPNEVKIGNYPMKPSGSPDRTSPERQSRKDSTDSNKQSPRKPSLDGWRDSKSKPETPKAPTTPTSPLSPSFSSSAGPLSPRLQTGDSIRDKCIEMLAAALRTDDDYKDYGANCEVMAAEIEDHVYQEIKATDMKYKNRVRSRISNLKDHKNPNLRKNVLAGAIELSRLASMTAEEMASDELKQLRNVLTQEAIREHQMAKTGGTTTDLLQCGKCRKKNCTYNQVQTRSADEPMTTFVLCNECGNRWKFC; from the exons ATGACACGAGAGGAGGAACTGTTGCGGATTGCTAAAAAGCTAGACAAGATGGTGTCTAGAAATAACATG GATGGATCTCTTGACCTTCTGAGAGAATTGAAAAATTTCAACATGACGCTGAAGCTTCTCCAG GACACAAGAATTGGCATGTCTGTCAATGGAATAAGGAAACATTGCACAGATGAGGATGTTGTCAACTTGGCAAAGATTCTtataaaaaactggaaaaaacttTTAG AATCAGCTCAAAACCAAAAATCTGAAAGGCCAAATGAGGTAAAGATTGGTAATTATCCAATGAAGCCATCAGGATCACCTGACAGGACTTCTCCTGAGAGGCAGTCCAG AAAGGATTCCACAGATTCCAATAAGCAGTCTCCTAGAAAGCCCAGcctggatggatggagagacag CAAGAGTAAACCAGAGACCCCGAAGGCACCCACAACCCCTACAAGCCCTCTGTCCCCATCGTTTAGCTCTAGTGCGGGCCCTTTATCACCTCGCCTACAAACCGGGGATTCCATCAGGGACAAATGCATTGAAATGCTGGCTGCCGCACTACGTACAGATG ATGACTACAAAGACTATGGGGCAAACTGTGAGGTCATGGCTGCAGAAATCGAGGAT CATGTATACCAGGAGATAAAAGCTACAGACATGAAATACAAAAACAGAGTCCGCAGCCGCATCAGTAACCTGAAGGATCATAAGAATCCCAATTTGCGTAAAAATGTCTTAGCTGGAGCCATTGAGTTGAGCCGCTTAGCCAGCATGACTGCTGAG GAGATGGCCAGTGATGAGCTAAAGCAGTTGAGGAATGTGTTGACTCAGGAGGCCATCAGAGAGCATCAGATGGCAAAGACTGGTGGAACCACCACAGACCTGCTTCAATGTGGCAAATGCAGGAAGAAAAACTGCACCTACAACCAG GTGCAAACACGGAGTGCTGATGAACCAATGACTACCTTTGTGCTGTGCAATGAATGTGGTAATCGCTGGAAG TTCTGCTAA
- the LOC127658033 gene encoding delta-type opioid receptor-like: MERQTVTVSDSFDYPLIPLNTTFMEEPAGLLSNISGGSEQKAVKGNTAVAIAVCITALYSVICVVGLFGNVLVMYRVVRYTKMKTPTNIYIFNMALADALATSTLPFQSAKYLMSTWPFGELLCKVVIAIDYYNMFTSIFTLTMMSVDRYIAICHPVKALDFRTPVNAKIINICIWILSSAVGFPVMVMAVTRVTETGKTVCILKFPDPDWYWDTVTKICVFIFAFVGPVMVITICYGLMILRLKSVRLLSGSKEKDRNLRRITRMVLVVVAAFIICWTPIHIFIIVKIVVKINKKNLLVVACWHLCIALGYMNSSLNPILYVCLDENFKRGFREFCLPFCSRMEQSSFSRARRGIKEPISVCAKSESMKQPT; the protein is encoded by the exons ATGGAGCGTCAAACTGTGACTGTTAGCGATTCATTTGATTATCCTTTGATTCCGCTCAACACAACCTTTATGGAGGAACCAGCGGGACTTCTGTCTAACATCAGCGGAGGCAGCGAACAGAAGGCGGTGAAAGGCAACACGGCAGTCGCTATCGCTGTGTGCATTACCGCGCTGTACTCCGTCATCTGTGTCGTGGGGCTGTTTGGAAATGTTCTGGTTATGTACCGTGTGGTCAG GTACACAAAGATGAAGACACCTACCAACATTTACATCTTTAACATGGCCCTGGCCGATGCATTAGCCACCAGCACTCTACCCTTCCAAAGTGCCAAATATCTAATGAGTACCTGGCCTTTCGGTGAGCTCTTGTGCAAAGTGGTCATTGCTATCGACTACTACAATATGTTCACCAGTATTTTCACACTGACAATGATGAGTGTGGACCGCTACATTGCCATTTGCCACCCAGTGAAAGCACTGGACTTTCGCACACCCGTCAATGCTAAGATCATCAACATCTGCATATGGATTCTCTCGTCTGCTGTCGGTTTCCCAGTAATGGTTATGGCTGTTACTAGAGTGACAGAGACAG GCAAAACAGTCTGCATACTGAAATTCCCAGATCCAGACTGGTATTGGGATACTGTGACCAAGATCTGTGTCTTCATTTTCGCCTTTGTGGGTCCCGTCATGGTCATCACCATTTGTTACGGTTTAATGATTCTTCGTCTTAAGAGTGTGCGCTTGCTCTCTGGCTCTAAAGAGAAGGATAGAAACCTTCGCCGCATCACTCGCATGGTCCTAGTGGTGGTGGCGGCCTTCATCATCTGCTGGACTCccatccatatttttatcattGTCAAAATCGTGGTCAAGATCAATAAAAAGAATCTGCTCGTGGTTGCCTGCTGGCATCTGTGCATTGCTCTGGGCTATATGAACAGTAGCCTCAACCCAATCCTGTACGTGTGCTTGGATGAAAACTTCAAGAGGGGCTTCCGAGAATTCTGCTTGCCATTTTGTTCTCGCATGGAGCAAAGCAGCTTCTCCAGAGCCCGTAGAGGCATCAAAGAGCCCATCTCCGTGTGTGCCAAGTCAGAGTCAATGAAGCAGCCCACATGA
- the LOC127658041 gene encoding transcription elongation factor A protein 3-like isoform X6, protein MTREEELLRIAKKLDKMVSRNNMDGSLDLLRELKNFNMTLKLLQDTRIGMSVNGIRKHCTDEDVVNLAKILIKNWKKLLESAQNQKSERPNEVKIGNYPMKPSGSPDRTSPERQSSKSKPETPKAPTTPTSPLSPSFSSSAGPLSPRLQTGDSIRDKCIEMLAAALRTDDDYKDYGANCEVMAAEIEDHVYQEIKATDMKYKNRVRSRISNLKDHKNPNLRKNVLAGAIELSRLASMTAEEMASDELKQLRNVLTQEAIREHQMAKTGGTTTDLLQCGKCRKKNCTYNQVQTRSADEPMTTFVLCNECGNRWKFC, encoded by the exons ATGACACGAGAGGAGGAACTGTTGCGGATTGCTAAAAAGCTAGACAAGATGGTGTCTAGAAATAACATG GATGGATCTCTTGACCTTCTGAGAGAATTGAAAAATTTCAACATGACGCTGAAGCTTCTCCAG GACACAAGAATTGGCATGTCTGTCAATGGAATAAGGAAACATTGCACAGATGAGGATGTTGTCAACTTGGCAAAGATTCTtataaaaaactggaaaaaacttTTAG AATCAGCTCAAAACCAAAAATCTGAAAGGCCAAATGAGGTAAAGATTGGTAATTATCCAATGAAGCCATCAGGATCACCTGACAGGACTTCTCCTGAGAGGCAGTCCAG CAAGAGTAAACCAGAGACCCCGAAGGCACCCACAACCCCTACAAGCCCTCTGTCCCCATCGTTTAGCTCTAGTGCGGGCCCTTTATCACCTCGCCTACAAACCGGGGATTCCATCAGGGACAAATGCATTGAAATGCTGGCTGCCGCACTACGTACAGATG ATGACTACAAAGACTATGGGGCAAACTGTGAGGTCATGGCTGCAGAAATCGAGGAT CATGTATACCAGGAGATAAAAGCTACAGACATGAAATACAAAAACAGAGTCCGCAGCCGCATCAGTAACCTGAAGGATCATAAGAATCCCAATTTGCGTAAAAATGTCTTAGCTGGAGCCATTGAGTTGAGCCGCTTAGCCAGCATGACTGCTGAG GAGATGGCCAGTGATGAGCTAAAGCAGTTGAGGAATGTGTTGACTCAGGAGGCCATCAGAGAGCATCAGATGGCAAAGACTGGTGGAACCACCACAGACCTGCTTCAATGTGGCAAATGCAGGAAGAAAAACTGCACCTACAACCAG GTGCAAACACGGAGTGCTGATGAACCAATGACTACCTTTGTGCTGTGCAATGAATGTGGTAATCGCTGGAAG TTCTGCTAA
- the LOC127658041 gene encoding transcription elongation factor A protein 3-like isoform X1, which translates to MTREEELLRIAKKLDKMVSRNNMDGSLDLLRELKNFNMTLKLLQDTRIGMSVNGIRKHCTDEDVVNLAKILIKNWKKLLESAQNQKSERPNEVKIGNYPMKPSGSPDRTSPERQSRRDTPVDFFPPASINSHTLRHSSTDVKKERKDSTDSNKQSPRKPSLDGWRDRRDSTSSKSCSSPLATKSGESKSKPETPKAPTTPTSPLSPSFSSSAGPLSPRLQTGDSIRDKCIEMLAAALRTDDDYKDYGANCEVMAAEIEDHVYQEIKATDMKYKNRVRSRISNLKDHKNPNLRKNVLAGAIELSRLASMTAEEMASDELKQLRNVLTQEAIREHQMAKTGGTTTDLLQCGKCRKKNCTYNQVQTRSADEPMTTFVLCNECGNRWKFC; encoded by the exons ATGACACGAGAGGAGGAACTGTTGCGGATTGCTAAAAAGCTAGACAAGATGGTGTCTAGAAATAACATG GATGGATCTCTTGACCTTCTGAGAGAATTGAAAAATTTCAACATGACGCTGAAGCTTCTCCAG GACACAAGAATTGGCATGTCTGTCAATGGAATAAGGAAACATTGCACAGATGAGGATGTTGTCAACTTGGCAAAGATTCTtataaaaaactggaaaaaacttTTAG AATCAGCTCAAAACCAAAAATCTGAAAGGCCAAATGAGGTAAAGATTGGTAATTATCCAATGAAGCCATCAGGATCACCTGACAGGACTTCTCCTGAGAGGCAGTCCAG GAGAGACACTCCTGTTGATTTTTTCCCCCCTGCTTCGATCAATTCCCACACTCTAAGACACTCATCCACAGATGTAAAGAAAGAGAG AAAGGATTCCACAGATTCCAATAAGCAGTCTCCTAGAAAGCCCAGcctggatggatggagagacag GAGAGATTCTACTAGCTCAAAGTCTTGCAGCTCCCCTCTGGCCACGAAATCTGGTGAAAG CAAGAGTAAACCAGAGACCCCGAAGGCACCCACAACCCCTACAAGCCCTCTGTCCCCATCGTTTAGCTCTAGTGCGGGCCCTTTATCACCTCGCCTACAAACCGGGGATTCCATCAGGGACAAATGCATTGAAATGCTGGCTGCCGCACTACGTACAGATG ATGACTACAAAGACTATGGGGCAAACTGTGAGGTCATGGCTGCAGAAATCGAGGAT CATGTATACCAGGAGATAAAAGCTACAGACATGAAATACAAAAACAGAGTCCGCAGCCGCATCAGTAACCTGAAGGATCATAAGAATCCCAATTTGCGTAAAAATGTCTTAGCTGGAGCCATTGAGTTGAGCCGCTTAGCCAGCATGACTGCTGAG GAGATGGCCAGTGATGAGCTAAAGCAGTTGAGGAATGTGTTGACTCAGGAGGCCATCAGAGAGCATCAGATGGCAAAGACTGGTGGAACCACCACAGACCTGCTTCAATGTGGCAAATGCAGGAAGAAAAACTGCACCTACAACCAG GTGCAAACACGGAGTGCTGATGAACCAATGACTACCTTTGTGCTGTGCAATGAATGTGGTAATCGCTGGAAG TTCTGCTAA
- the LOC127658041 gene encoding transcription elongation factor A protein 3-like isoform X2, with product MTREEELLRIAKKLDKMVSRNNMDGSLDLLRELKNFNMTLKLLQDTRIGMSVNGIRKHCTDEDVVNLAKILIKNWKKLLESAQNQKSERPNEVKIGNYPMKPSGSPDRTSPERQSRRDTPVDFFPPASINSHTLRHSSTDVKKERKDSTDSNKQSPRKPSLDGWRDSKSKPETPKAPTTPTSPLSPSFSSSAGPLSPRLQTGDSIRDKCIEMLAAALRTDDDYKDYGANCEVMAAEIEDHVYQEIKATDMKYKNRVRSRISNLKDHKNPNLRKNVLAGAIELSRLASMTAEEMASDELKQLRNVLTQEAIREHQMAKTGGTTTDLLQCGKCRKKNCTYNQVQTRSADEPMTTFVLCNECGNRWKFC from the exons ATGACACGAGAGGAGGAACTGTTGCGGATTGCTAAAAAGCTAGACAAGATGGTGTCTAGAAATAACATG GATGGATCTCTTGACCTTCTGAGAGAATTGAAAAATTTCAACATGACGCTGAAGCTTCTCCAG GACACAAGAATTGGCATGTCTGTCAATGGAATAAGGAAACATTGCACAGATGAGGATGTTGTCAACTTGGCAAAGATTCTtataaaaaactggaaaaaacttTTAG AATCAGCTCAAAACCAAAAATCTGAAAGGCCAAATGAGGTAAAGATTGGTAATTATCCAATGAAGCCATCAGGATCACCTGACAGGACTTCTCCTGAGAGGCAGTCCAG GAGAGACACTCCTGTTGATTTTTTCCCCCCTGCTTCGATCAATTCCCACACTCTAAGACACTCATCCACAGATGTAAAGAAAGAGAG AAAGGATTCCACAGATTCCAATAAGCAGTCTCCTAGAAAGCCCAGcctggatggatggagagacag CAAGAGTAAACCAGAGACCCCGAAGGCACCCACAACCCCTACAAGCCCTCTGTCCCCATCGTTTAGCTCTAGTGCGGGCCCTTTATCACCTCGCCTACAAACCGGGGATTCCATCAGGGACAAATGCATTGAAATGCTGGCTGCCGCACTACGTACAGATG ATGACTACAAAGACTATGGGGCAAACTGTGAGGTCATGGCTGCAGAAATCGAGGAT CATGTATACCAGGAGATAAAAGCTACAGACATGAAATACAAAAACAGAGTCCGCAGCCGCATCAGTAACCTGAAGGATCATAAGAATCCCAATTTGCGTAAAAATGTCTTAGCTGGAGCCATTGAGTTGAGCCGCTTAGCCAGCATGACTGCTGAG GAGATGGCCAGTGATGAGCTAAAGCAGTTGAGGAATGTGTTGACTCAGGAGGCCATCAGAGAGCATCAGATGGCAAAGACTGGTGGAACCACCACAGACCTGCTTCAATGTGGCAAATGCAGGAAGAAAAACTGCACCTACAACCAG GTGCAAACACGGAGTGCTGATGAACCAATGACTACCTTTGTGCTGTGCAATGAATGTGGTAATCGCTGGAAG TTCTGCTAA